Proteins co-encoded in one Paracrocinitomix mangrovi genomic window:
- a CDS encoding DEAD/DEAH box helicase, producing MKFSELELEEQLLDAISYMGFENATPIQEKAIPEILANKDLLACAQTGTGKTAAFVLPILNKLINKSDNSINTLIIVPTRELAIQIEQQIQGISYFTSVGSQTVYGGGDGKDWEIQKAALKSGTDIIVATPGKLISHLKLGYVNFKNLQHLVLDEADRMLDMGFIDDIKKIISHIPKKRQTLMFSATMPDQIRSLAKHILHQPVEISLSISKPAEGVTQKAYLCHDDQKLKILDFILKEREDYDSIIIFSSTKQKVFDIVQSLKRRNYMAEGISSNLEQSDREEVLRGFRSKRIRILVATDVMSRGIDIKGINMVINYDTPSDAEDYVHRVGRTARAKSEGEAFTLINSKDMVKFSRIEKLIGMEIEKLAPPTDFGEGPEWKVPERNKNKKRNFKHKHKSKNHKHKNSGKKGNNNPKKT from the coding sequence ATGAAATTTAGTGAGTTAGAACTTGAAGAGCAATTGTTAGATGCCATCTCTTATATGGGATTTGAAAATGCCACCCCAATACAAGAAAAAGCCATCCCTGAAATACTAGCCAATAAAGATCTTTTGGCATGTGCACAAACCGGCACAGGTAAAACAGCAGCTTTTGTCCTACCAATATTAAACAAACTGATTAACAAATCAGACAACTCAATTAACACTTTAATTATTGTTCCAACAAGAGAACTAGCTATTCAAATAGAACAGCAAATTCAAGGAATATCTTACTTTACAAGTGTAGGTTCACAAACAGTATATGGAGGTGGTGACGGAAAAGATTGGGAAATTCAAAAGGCAGCATTAAAAAGTGGAACAGATATAATAGTCGCAACCCCGGGAAAACTTATTTCTCACTTAAAATTGGGCTACGTAAACTTTAAAAATTTACAGCACTTGGTGTTGGATGAAGCTGATAGAATGCTGGACATGGGATTTATTGATGATATTAAAAAAATCATTTCTCACATTCCAAAAAAGAGACAAACATTAATGTTTAGTGCTACAATGCCTGATCAAATTAGAAGTTTGGCCAAACATATTCTTCATCAACCTGTTGAAATTTCGCTCTCAATCTCTAAACCTGCTGAAGGAGTGACACAAAAAGCATATTTGTGTCATGATGATCAAAAATTAAAAATTCTTGACTTCATTCTAAAAGAAAGAGAGGATTACGATAGCATTATTATATTCTCCTCTACCAAGCAAAAAGTGTTTGACATAGTGCAATCACTCAAAAGAAGAAATTATATGGCTGAAGGAATATCTTCTAATTTGGAGCAATCTGATAGAGAAGAAGTTTTGAGAGGTTTTAGATCTAAACGAATCAGAATACTTGTAGCGACAGATGTGATGAGTAGAGGAATTGATATTAAAGGTATCAATATGGTGATCAATTATGACACACCTTCTGATGCAGAGGATTATGTGCACAGAGTTGGTCGTACAGCCAGAGCAAAATCTGAAGGAGAAGCATTTACTTTGATCAACAGTAAGGACATGGTAAAGTTTTCCAGAATTGAAAAGCTTATAGGAATGGAAATAGAGAAACTTGCTCCACCTACAGATTTTGGTGAAGGTCCTGAATGGAAAGTACCAGAAAGAAATAAGAACAAGAAGAGAAACTTCAAGCATAAGCACAAGTCAAAAAATCACAAGCATAAAAATTCAGGCAAGAAGGGAAATAATAATCCTAAAAAAACGTAA
- a CDS encoding TraB/GumN family protein produces MLRFLVTTISILSIVNLSFAQKKYQGLLWEISGNGLSEPSYLYGTMHVSNKLAFNVSDSFYHCLSGVDAIALESSPETWMDEYREMGSFGGWGGFNYGSDFYKKAFSVEEPGNEFIYGLLENKNGLMNQILYRFHPGNEDYQENTYLDMFIFQAGAKTSRPIHSLETFDEVNELSVKSMTPDKEKKRDNSNNSYLENNGKRKYVLLEEAYRRGDLDQIDSLSKANNPTSVYHKYFIVERNKNMMNRLDSIMKTQSVFTGIGAAHLPGEEGAIELLRDKGYTVRPVSNKSTSKSHKMRKKMESLYRAVDFKKVVTTDGFIEVNVPGKLYEMPTYRRGRLEYLCPEPINGGYFSVIRLFTFGSIYNKEPEYYKETFDSLLYIATPGEIMKKDEINVNGHFGYNILTKTSKNAFVNYNVFFTPTEIIVFKGSGIGEYIEKSEPQSFFNNIKLAPLSSDWKTISPKFAGASWSMKGMVSGQDMIEEMDETSIDPLYQSYDAETKAYFQVMRYHYNDLDYIEEDSFDLYFLGKKYADQLGYEIYNSTYNHNGTYAYVTQQLKKDEDHPEMADQLRIKILTKAGAYYMMSTTAEDADANKFFDSFNFTAYDLNDEYEVWEDTNLFYSVNTIKKDDKPNMRNMGYGYFNYREDDEEDKSYLSDTKSKNHFYHKTNESVWVGYVKFHDYEGADSLEQFWDYRTERLTDENGFIVSRKKESNKDGDLVLDFMLSDTGSAKGILTKFRLHHGVLYTLQTLIDTIEGPSAYQQKFFDSFSPKDTLIGRDIFEDKAQVFIEHALGEDSLQKVNSMKSINKVDFQDKDVSGIIKIYNEFEFDEEEETDQKEDLIMALGNREVEEAYDFLYEVYDSNNFNSDLQMIVLKCFSYTETQHAYDAIQDLLIEKTPFTEKKSKLSFFNNLYDSLELATGYYPEMLDLVVYPEYKPYVVELLADGYKDKIFDYKHFAPRKNIIFRDAYIELKRTVANQEQGKKKGNYYNISQTAKYHTLFMDYYALMCGFKKNGVQETDKFFKDIYRIKNKKFLLEAEIIHHQLGLDVDTAKINEVANDLDYRVWAYNRLDDEEMLEFYTPTITQEDMAFALLYNKGYDEEEDTVVFVRKEYVDNGKDQGYVYFFKRKTEDTKNWMIDYVGLMPAEENEMDTHVDTKKGLSVKNDEEIELTIEKTLEIYEYEHRKRVVVTGYDWGSWGGLF; encoded by the coding sequence ATGCTGCGATTTTTAGTCACAACCATTTCGATATTATCTATAGTCAACCTATCATTTGCACAAAAAAAATACCAGGGATTACTTTGGGAAATTAGTGGAAATGGACTTTCTGAACCAAGTTATTTGTATGGAACAATGCACGTTTCAAACAAACTTGCTTTTAATGTAAGCGACTCATTTTACCATTGTTTAAGCGGAGTTGATGCCATTGCTTTAGAATCATCTCCTGAAACCTGGATGGATGAATACAGAGAAATGGGCTCGTTTGGTGGCTGGGGCGGTTTTAATTATGGATCCGATTTCTATAAGAAGGCTTTTAGTGTAGAAGAACCGGGAAATGAATTCATTTATGGTTTACTAGAGAATAAAAATGGATTGATGAACCAAATATTATACAGATTCCATCCCGGAAATGAAGATTATCAAGAGAATACATATTTGGACATGTTCATCTTCCAGGCAGGCGCTAAAACATCCAGACCAATTCACAGTTTAGAAACTTTTGATGAAGTAAACGAATTGTCTGTTAAATCAATGACTCCGGATAAAGAGAAAAAACGTGATAACAGCAACAACAGTTATTTGGAAAACAATGGTAAAAGAAAATATGTTTTACTTGAAGAAGCCTATAGACGTGGAGATTTAGATCAAATAGACTCACTGAGTAAGGCAAATAATCCAACCTCTGTTTATCACAAATACTTCATTGTTGAGCGAAATAAAAACATGATGAACCGATTGGATTCAATCATGAAAACCCAATCAGTATTTACTGGAATTGGAGCAGCACATTTACCAGGAGAAGAAGGAGCTATTGAATTATTGAGAGATAAAGGATACACGGTAAGACCTGTATCTAACAAGAGTACTAGCAAATCGCATAAAATGCGTAAAAAAATGGAGAGCTTGTATAGAGCTGTAGATTTCAAAAAAGTAGTTACTACAGACGGATTTATTGAAGTAAATGTACCAGGTAAGTTATATGAAATGCCAACCTATAGAAGAGGAAGATTAGAGTATTTATGCCCTGAGCCTATTAATGGTGGTTATTTCAGTGTTATTAGACTTTTTACTTTCGGATCAATCTATAACAAAGAGCCTGAATATTATAAAGAAACCTTTGATAGCTTATTATACATTGCTACGCCGGGAGAAATTATGAAGAAGGATGAAATCAATGTCAATGGTCACTTTGGTTACAACATCTTAACTAAAACTTCAAAGAATGCATTTGTAAATTATAACGTCTTCTTCACTCCTACCGAGATCATAGTATTTAAAGGATCAGGAATTGGTGAATACATTGAAAAATCTGAACCTCAGTCATTCTTTAATAACATCAAACTTGCGCCTTTAAGCAGTGATTGGAAGACCATCTCTCCAAAATTTGCAGGTGCAAGCTGGTCAATGAAAGGTATGGTGTCAGGGCAAGATATGATTGAAGAAATGGATGAAACCTCAATAGATCCACTTTACCAATCTTATGATGCAGAAACCAAAGCTTATTTTCAGGTAATGAGATATCACTACAATGATCTTGATTACATTGAAGAAGATTCATTTGACCTTTATTTCCTTGGAAAAAAATATGCAGATCAATTGGGATATGAAATCTACAACTCTACATATAATCATAACGGCACCTACGCTTATGTTACTCAGCAATTAAAGAAAGATGAAGATCATCCTGAAATGGCTGATCAATTAAGAATTAAAATTCTTACAAAAGCAGGTGCTTATTATATGATGTCCACTACTGCTGAAGATGCGGATGCCAATAAATTCTTTGACAGCTTCAATTTTACAGCATATGATTTAAATGATGAATACGAAGTTTGGGAGGATACCAATCTATTTTACTCGGTTAACACCATTAAGAAGGATGATAAACCGAATATGAGAAATATGGGATATGGCTACTTTAATTACCGTGAAGATGATGAGGAAGACAAATCATATTTGAGTGATACAAAATCAAAAAATCACTTTTATCATAAAACAAATGAGTCTGTTTGGGTTGGATATGTAAAATTCCATGATTATGAAGGTGCTGATTCTTTAGAGCAGTTCTGGGATTATAGAACCGAAAGATTAACTGATGAGAATGGTTTTATTGTATCTAGAAAAAAAGAAAGCAATAAAGATGGAGATTTGGTATTGGACTTTATGCTTTCAGATACAGGAAGTGCAAAAGGAATCTTAACCAAGTTTAGATTACATCATGGTGTACTTTACACCCTACAAACATTAATCGACACAATTGAAGGCCCATCAGCTTATCAGCAGAAGTTTTTTGATTCTTTCTCTCCTAAAGACACGTTGATTGGTAGAGATATCTTTGAAGATAAGGCTCAAGTTTTTATTGAACACGCGCTTGGAGAAGATAGTCTTCAAAAGGTAAACTCAATGAAATCAATTAACAAAGTTGACTTTCAGGACAAAGATGTAAGCGGCATTATTAAAATTTATAATGAGTTTGAATTTGATGAAGAAGAAGAAACTGATCAGAAAGAAGATTTGATAATGGCTCTAGGAAATAGAGAAGTTGAAGAGGCTTATGACTTTTTATATGAAGTATATGATTCAAACAATTTCAATTCAGACCTTCAAATGATTGTATTAAAGTGTTTCTCTTATACTGAGACTCAACATGCCTATGATGCAATACAAGATTTATTAATTGAAAAAACTCCTTTTACTGAAAAGAAAAGCAAGCTTTCTTTCTTCAATAATTTGTATGATTCACTTGAGTTAGCCACAGGTTATTATCCTGAAATGCTTGATTTGGTTGTTTATCCTGAATACAAACCATATGTAGTTGAATTACTTGCAGATGGATATAAGGACAAAATATTTGATTACAAACACTTTGCTCCGCGTAAAAATATCATTTTCAGAGACGCTTACATTGAATTGAAAAGAACTGTTGCTAATCAAGAACAAGGTAAAAAGAAAGGGAATTACTACAATATCTCTCAAACTGCTAAATATCACACTTTGTTTATGGATTACTACGCGTTAATGTGTGGATTTAAGAAAAATGGAGTACAAGAAACTGACAAGTTCTTTAAGGATATATACCGCATTAAAAACAAAAAGTTTTTACTTGAAGCAGAAATCATTCATCATCAATTGGGCTTAGATGTTGATACAGCAAAAATTAATGAGGTTGCAAATGACCTTGACTACAGAGTATGGGCCTATAACAGATTGGATGATGAAGAAATGTTAGAATTCTACACTCCTACTATCACACAGGAAGATATGGCATTTGCTTTATTGTATAATAAAGGCTATGATGAAGAAGAAGATACTGTTGTTTTTGTCAGAAAAGAATATGTAGACAATGGTAAAGACCAGGGTTATGTTTATTTCTTCAAGAGAAAAACTGAAGACACTAAAAACTGGATGATTGATTATGTAGGATTAATGCCGGCTGAAGAAAATGAAATGGATACACATGTAGACACTAAGAAAGGATTGTCGGTTAAAAATGATGAAGAAATTGAGCTTACAATAGAAAAAACCCTGGAGATCTATGAATACGAACACCGTAAAAGAGTGGTTGTAACAGGATATGACTGGGGAAGTTGGGGTGGTCTCTTCTAG
- a CDS encoding NAD(P)H-dependent flavin oxidoreductase: protein MSAKPSLTEILNIEYPIIMAPMFLVSNAKMLIAGANNGIATCIPALNYRTDEEFRAALDEIRSKTDGAIGINLIVNKSNPKVATQLKTCLDKKVDFIITSLGNPKEVIEACKPAGIKVFCDVVDLAYAKKVEELGADAVIAVNNRAGGHAGNMSPEELIPLLNENCAIPIISAGGVGNKEDLDYIMSLGACGVSVGSIFIASEESDVSDEYKQACVDFGKDDIVMSTKVSGTPCTVINTPYVQKIGTKQNWFERVLSKNKRLKKWVKMLTFVKGMKALEKSAFSATYKTVWCAGPTIENTTKIEPVAAIIKRLVGK from the coding sequence ATGAGTGCAAAACCATCTCTTACCGAAATACTGAATATTGAATATCCGATTATTATGGCGCCAATGTTTTTAGTATCAAATGCTAAAATGTTGATTGCCGGAGCCAATAATGGGATTGCAACTTGTATTCCTGCTTTGAATTATAGAACGGATGAAGAATTTAGAGCAGCTTTAGATGAAATTCGCTCTAAAACTGATGGTGCCATTGGAATTAATTTAATTGTAAATAAATCCAACCCTAAAGTTGCTACTCAGTTAAAAACATGTCTGGATAAAAAAGTAGATTTCATTATAACATCATTGGGTAATCCTAAAGAAGTCATTGAAGCCTGTAAACCAGCTGGCATAAAAGTATTTTGTGATGTTGTAGATTTAGCATACGCAAAAAAAGTAGAGGAATTAGGTGCTGATGCCGTAATTGCCGTAAACAATAGGGCAGGAGGGCATGCAGGAAATATGAGTCCTGAAGAATTGATACCACTCTTAAATGAAAATTGTGCTATTCCTATTATTTCTGCAGGAGGTGTTGGTAATAAAGAGGATTTAGATTACATCATGTCATTAGGTGCTTGTGGCGTATCTGTTGGAAGTATCTTTATAGCCTCAGAAGAATCTGATGTGTCAGATGAATACAAACAAGCTTGTGTAGATTTTGGTAAGGATGATATTGTAATGAGTACTAAAGTCTCAGGAACTCCATGCACTGTTATCAATACACCGTATGTTCAAAAAATAGGAACAAAGCAAAACTGGTTTGAGCGTGTACTTTCAAAAAACAAACGTTTAAAGAAATGGGTGAAGATGTTGACATTTGTAAAGGGAATGAAAGCCTTAGAAAAATCAGCATTTAGTGCAACTTATAAAACTGTTTGGTGTGCAGGTCCAACTATTGAAAATACTACAAAGATAGAGCCAGTTGCTGCCATTATTAAAAGGTTGGTAGGTAAATAG
- a CDS encoding DUF6340 family protein, which translates to MKSLYLLLVLVFVGALSACKNRIYTTVTEPAPVFLEKEFETVGVINRSYSAGAAKVLDVIDNALTLEGNVDQEGSKAAVEGAFSELTQNPRFKKVLMLDSMTVKGGGMDIFPAQLPWDEVQRICDSNEVQILVVLEVFDTDTKISYSTETVNQSTPLGNVPVLRHTATSRTWIKTGWRIYDPKNKWIRDEFWWRDQIVSTGSGINPVKAASTILKRGQAVKQLGTQIGRYYGGRFEDQRFRVWREYFKGGSPEIKMGHRRAQVNNFDGAAEKWLLATKSPKRKVAGKACYNMAVYSEINGDIYGALEWAEKSYTDYRIKDGKDYARLLRERIRKFEQNQMRKDLDE; encoded by the coding sequence ATGAAAAGTTTATACCTGTTACTAGTTTTAGTATTTGTAGGAGCGTTAAGTGCCTGCAAAAATCGCATTTATACAACAGTAACTGAACCAGCACCAGTTTTTCTTGAAAAAGAATTTGAAACGGTAGGAGTGATTAATAGAAGTTACTCTGCAGGAGCTGCTAAAGTTTTAGATGTAATCGATAATGCACTTACGCTTGAAGGAAATGTAGATCAAGAAGGATCAAAAGCTGCTGTGGAAGGAGCATTTTCAGAATTGACGCAAAATCCTAGATTTAAAAAAGTGTTAATGCTGGATAGCATGACTGTAAAAGGGGGAGGAATGGATATTTTTCCTGCTCAACTTCCATGGGATGAAGTTCAAAGAATTTGTGATTCTAACGAAGTTCAAATTTTAGTTGTGTTAGAAGTATTTGATACAGATACTAAAATTAGCTATAGCACTGAAACAGTTAATCAATCAACACCATTAGGAAATGTTCCTGTACTTAGACATACTGCTACAAGTAGAACCTGGATAAAAACAGGATGGAGAATTTATGATCCAAAAAACAAATGGATCAGAGATGAATTTTGGTGGAGAGATCAAATAGTTTCTACAGGATCTGGAATTAACCCAGTTAAAGCAGCAAGTACAATCCTTAAAAGAGGACAAGCTGTAAAGCAATTGGGAACACAAATCGGTAGATATTATGGTGGAAGATTTGAAGATCAGAGATTTAGAGTATGGAGAGAATACTTTAAAGGGGGAAGTCCTGAAATAAAAATGGGGCATAGAAGAGCTCAGGTTAACAATTTTGACGGAGCTGCTGAAAAATGGTTATTAGCTACCAAAAGTCCTAAAAGAAAAGTAGCAGGTAAAGCTTGTTACAATATGGCTGTATATTCTGAAATCAATGGAGATATTTATGGTGCCTTAGAATGGGCTGAAAAATCATACACAGATTATAGAATTAAAGATGGAAAAGATTACGCAAGATTGTTGAGAGAGAGAATTAGAAAATTTGAGCAAAATCAAATGCGTAAAGATCTAGACGAATAA
- a CDS encoding (Fe-S)-binding protein: protein MSELKVPTMAEMMAAGETPEILFWVGCAGSFDDRAKKITKAIVKILNQCNVKFAVLGTEESCTGDPAKRAGNEFLFQMQAMMNIQVLDGYEVKKIVTACPHCFNTLKNEYPGLGGNYEVVHHTQLLESLFKEGRLKVEGGAFKGKKITFHDPCYLGRANEVYEAPREVLKKLDAELVEMKRCKAKGLCCGAGGAQMFKEAEKGDKEVNIERTEDALATNANIIATGCPFCNTMMTDGVKNFNKENDIKVLDIAEMISSASDL, encoded by the coding sequence ATGAGTGAATTAAAAGTTCCAACAATGGCCGAAATGATGGCCGCAGGAGAAACACCGGAAATTTTGTTTTGGGTAGGATGCGCAGGTAGTTTTGATGATAGAGCTAAAAAGATCACCAAGGCAATTGTAAAGATCTTAAACCAATGCAACGTTAAGTTTGCAGTTTTGGGAACTGAAGAATCTTGTACTGGTGATCCGGCAAAAAGAGCAGGTAACGAATTCTTATTTCAAATGCAAGCCATGATGAATATTCAGGTGCTTGATGGTTATGAAGTGAAGAAAATTGTAACTGCTTGTCCTCATTGTTTTAATACACTTAAAAATGAATATCCCGGATTGGGAGGGAATTATGAAGTGGTTCACCATACTCAACTTTTAGAGAGCCTATTTAAAGAAGGAAGATTGAAAGTAGAAGGTGGAGCTTTTAAAGGTAAAAAAATCACTTTCCATGATCCTTGTTATTTAGGTCGTGCCAATGAAGTATATGAAGCACCAAGAGAAGTATTGAAAAAATTAGATGCTGAATTGGTTGAGATGAAACGTTGCAAGGCTAAAGGTTTATGTTGTGGAGCAGGTGGAGCTCAGATGTTTAAGGAAGCTGAAAAAGGAGATAAGGAAGTAAATATTGAAAGAACTGAAGATGCCTTGGCTACCAATGCCAACATTATTGCTACAGGATGTCCATTTTGCAATACAATGATGACTGATGGAGTTAAAAATTTCAATAAAGAAAACGATATAAAAGTTTTAGATATTGCTGAAATGATAAGTTCGGCATCAGATTTGTAG
- a CDS encoding DUF1015 domain-containing protein, protein MSILVPFKAIRPQADKAEKIVSRPYDVLNSEEARAEAEGNPISFYRVIKPEIDFPVGHDEHATEVYQKGAENFKSLMDQGVMVQDDKENFYAYEIKMGDHVQTGLVGCCAIDDYFNNNIKKHELTRPDKEEDRKNHVRYSQVNYEPVFFSYPHVDDINVIVNKYKQNQPLHDITTIDGIRHKLWVIDGQEDIDSIQLLFDKKVPSIYIADGHHRTAAGALVGKEFREKDSGTSNNGKRYNYFMAVLFPDNELKIIDYNRVVKDLNDLSEEEFIGKIEASFNVEKVSGQAKPGKLHEFGMYLNGSWYKLSAKDGTFDDKDPVGVLDVTILSNQVLEPILGIKDLRTDNRIEFVGGIRGLGELEKRVDSGEMKVAFAMFPVSMQQLIDISDNDMIMPPKVTWFEPKLRSGLFVHDISE, encoded by the coding sequence ATGTCAATTTTAGTACCATTTAAAGCAATACGTCCACAAGCAGATAAAGCAGAAAAAATTGTTTCAAGACCTTATGATGTTTTAAACTCTGAAGAGGCTAGAGCAGAAGCAGAAGGAAATCCAATCAGTTTTTACAGGGTTATTAAGCCTGAAATAGATTTTCCTGTAGGTCATGATGAACACGCAACTGAGGTTTATCAAAAAGGAGCTGAAAACTTTAAATCATTGATGGATCAAGGTGTAATGGTTCAGGATGATAAAGAGAATTTCTACGCTTACGAGATTAAAATGGGCGATCATGTCCAAACAGGTTTAGTAGGATGTTGTGCAATTGATGACTATTTCAATAATAACATTAAGAAACATGAATTAACTCGTCCGGATAAAGAAGAGGATAGAAAAAATCACGTTAGATATAGTCAGGTAAATTATGAGCCTGTGTTTTTTTCATATCCACATGTAGATGATATTAATGTAATTGTCAATAAATACAAGCAAAATCAGCCTTTGCATGACATTACAACAATTGATGGTATCAGACATAAATTATGGGTAATTGATGGACAAGAAGATATTGATAGCATTCAGTTACTTTTTGATAAGAAAGTTCCAAGTATATATATAGCAGATGGACATCACAGAACAGCTGCCGGAGCACTTGTAGGAAAAGAATTTAGAGAAAAAGATAGTGGTACTTCTAATAATGGAAAGAGATACAACTATTTTATGGCTGTGCTTTTCCCGGATAACGAATTAAAGATTATAGATTACAACAGAGTTGTAAAAGATTTAAATGATTTATCAGAAGAAGAGTTTATCGGTAAAATTGAAGCATCTTTTAATGTAGAAAAAGTAAGTGGACAAGCCAAACCAGGGAAATTACACGAGTTTGGAATGTATCTAAATGGAAGCTGGTATAAATTGTCAGCTAAAGATGGAACATTTGACGATAAGGATCCTGTAGGAGTTTTAGATGTAACAATTTTATCAAATCAAGTACTAGAGCCTATTTTAGGTATCAAAGACTTGAGAACAGACAATAGAATTGAGTTTGTTGGAGGTATTAGAGGATTAGGTGAATTAGAAAAACGTGTAGACAGTGGAGAAATGAAAGTTGCTTTTGCAATGTTCCCTGTAAGTATGCAACAGTTAATTGATATTTCGGATAACGATATGATAATGCCACCAAAAGTAACATGGTTTGAGCCTAAACTTAGAAGTGGATTATTTGTACATGATATTTCAGAATAA
- a CDS encoding 4Fe-4S dicluster domain-containing protein, whose protein sequence is MEIGSIIFILIFLGSATFFGIKVKQIIDNIKLGKSLDRSDNKGERMKTMIRVALGQSKMVTRPIAGILHIFIYVAFVITQVELIEIIIDGATGNHRIFSEPLGGFYTFVISLIEVLSLLALIATFSFLARRNLLKIPRFVKSEMTGWPKLDGNIILYLEFLLVICIFTMNGADEALRLRGESHAAGSGSFGFAISSFTGDAIFGGMETGTLHLLERIGWWGHFAVVMAFLCYLPFSKHLHILWAFPNVYFSNLNPKGQFTNMEAVTNEVKLMLDPNADPFAAPPADENAEPQKFGAKDVTDLTWVNIMNAYTCTECGRCTSSCPANITGKKLSPRKIMMDVRDRAEEVGKGLRKNKDFNDGKSLLGDYITEEEVWACTSCNACVQECPVNIDPLSIIVDLRRYLVMEESKIPAELMTMNTNIENNQAPWQFSPSDRLNWKDED, encoded by the coding sequence ATGGAGATAGGAAGTATTATTTTTATTCTCATTTTCTTAGGTTCTGCAACTTTTTTTGGAATCAAAGTAAAACAGATCATTGATAACATCAAATTAGGAAAGTCTTTGGATCGCTCTGACAATAAAGGTGAGCGAATGAAAACCATGATTAGAGTTGCCTTAGGACAATCAAAAATGGTAACAAGACCAATAGCCGGAATCCTACACATCTTTATTTATGTAGCATTTGTTATCACGCAAGTAGAGTTAATTGAAATTATTATTGATGGTGCAACTGGAAATCATAGAATTTTTTCAGAGCCATTAGGTGGTTTTTACACTTTTGTCATCAGTTTAATTGAAGTGTTGTCATTGTTAGCTTTAATTGCAACTTTCTCATTTTTAGCCAGAAGAAATTTATTAAAGATTCCTCGTTTTGTTAAAAGTGAAATGACAGGATGGCCTAAACTAGATGGTAATATTATATTATACCTTGAGTTTTTGCTTGTAATCTGCATTTTTACAATGAATGGAGCTGATGAAGCTTTAAGATTAAGAGGCGAAAGCCATGCTGCCGGTTCAGGTTCATTTGGATTTGCCATTAGTTCATTTACAGGTGATGCCATTTTTGGTGGTATGGAAACCGGTACACTTCATTTATTGGAAAGAATTGGATGGTGGGGACACTTTGCTGTAGTAATGGCATTCTTATGTTATTTACCATTTTCAAAGCATTTGCACATTTTATGGGCATTCCCTAATGTGTATTTCTCAAACCTTAATCCTAAAGGACAGTTTACTAATATGGAAGCTGTTACTAATGAGGTGAAATTGATGTTGGATCCAAATGCAGATCCATTTGCGGCTCCACCGGCTGATGAAAATGCTGAGCCACAGAAGTTTGGAGCAAAAGACGTTACAGATCTTACTTGGGTGAACATAATGAATGCTTACACCTGTACAGAGTGTGGTAGATGTACATCATCTTGCCCAGCTAATATTACAGGTAAAAAGTTGTCTCCTCGTAAAATCATGATGGATGTAAGGGACAGAGCAGAAGAGGTAGGTAAAGGCTTAAGAAAAAACAAAGATTTTAATGATGGTAAATCACTTTTAGGTGATTACATCACAGAAGAAGAAGTTTGGGCTTGTACATCTTGCAACGCCTGTGTTCAAGAGTGTCCTGTAAATATTGATCCATTGTCAATTATTGTTGATTTAAGAAGGTATTTAGTGATGGAAGAATCAAAAATACCCGCTGAGTTAATGACAATGAATACAAACATTGAAAACAATCAGGCTCCTTGGCAGTTCTCTCCTTCAGATAGATTGAACTGGAAAGACGAAGATTAA